The sequence below is a genomic window from Sphingobium sp. EP60837.
CATCGACAACAATGAAGCCATCGGCAGAGGGCTTGGCGATCAGCAGGCGGCAATTATTGGTGCCAAGGTCGATCGCCGCATAAGAGCGTCTGCCGCGCGGCAAATGAGGCAAGGAGCCCCGCTGCTTCGACGGGGGAGGTATGGCCGCAGCCTTGCTCCCATTACCCTGGCCGGAAAGGGCGTCCTTGCCCGAAGCGCCCCCGGCGGGACCGGAACTCTGCGGCAATGGGCGGCTGTGCTGCACCATGGCCGTAACTCTTTTCTTCTTCGCCGACACCGACAGGTGACGGAACTTGGGTTCAGCCTATGCGGATGCAAGGCAAAGCGCAAGACGCGGCCAGAAAAGCCGATAACATTGCGCTACGGCATGCGGGCTTGATCAGAGCGGCAGTAAAGCCGCCACGATCCAGCGCTCTTCGGCCCGAAGCACGCCCCAAGCGCGCGCCGCGGCGCGGCTGTCCATGGCTTCGACGCCGATGCCTTTCGCTTCCAGTTCGCGAACGAAGGCGCGCGGCGGTTGGCGCAAACCTGCTCCGGTGCCTAGCAGCAGGAATTCCGGCAGCGGGTCGGTGTCCAGAAGATCCCCCAACGCGGCGATCGACAGTTCATCGGCCGTGGGCGCATCTTCCCATGCAAGTGCGCGCGCGGGGTTTAGAAGCAGTCCGCCGGGAAAGACATCATCCCTAACCCGAAAACCGCGACCCGCAAAGCCGGTGATAATCGGCCCCTGCCCCGCCTCATCGCGGCGCAGTTCGATGCCGGTGCGCTTGTCGGTCAGGGCCGCGCCCCATCATCACGCGGCCCGAGGCGCTCGGCGCGATCGGCAATGTTGGTCTTGCTCGCCTTGCGCTCCGCCAGCTGGGGCGAAAGACCGAGCGTGATCAGCAACGACGACGACACATAAACCGAAGAATAGGTGCCGACGATGATGCCCAGCATCATGGCGGCGGTGAAGCCGCGCAGCACATGGCCCCCAAAGAGCAGCAGTGCGCCAAGGGCGAGCATCACGGTGACCGAGGTCATGACCGTACGCGGCAGCGTTTCGTTGACGGACAGATCGATGAGCGCCTTCATATCCATCTTGCGATATTTGCGCATATTCTCGCGGATACGATCGTCGATCACCATCTTGTCGTTGATCGAATAGCCGACGATCGTCAGCACGGCGGCCACGATATTGAGGTCGAATTCAAGCTGGGTGATGGCGAAGAAGCCGAGCGTCATCAGCACGTCGTGCATGATCGCGACGAAAGTCGAGACGCCGAACTGCCATTCGTAGCGGAACCAGGAAAAGATCGCGATGCCGATCACGGCCAGCATCACCGCCAACACGCCGTTCTGGATCAACTCGCCGGATACCTTGCCCGACACCGTGTCGTAACGGGAGAAGGTAACGCCCGCGAATTGGGCCGTCATGGCGTTACGCGTCTTTTCGACAACCGCGTTCGCTGCACCAGCACCGCCCTGTTCGGGCAGCGGAAGGCGGATCTGCACGGTGTTGGGATCGCCAAACTGCTGGAGCGAGCTTTCGCCCACATCCAACGCCGCGATCGTGCTGCGAACACGGTCGGTTTCGACAGCCTGCGGAAAGCGCGCCTCGATCATCAGGCCCCCGACGAAATCGACGCCCAGGTTGAGGCCGCGATAGGCGGTGGCGCCGACGGCAAGCACGGTCAGCAACGCCGTCAGGGCGAAGGCCCAGTGGCGCAGCTTCACAAAGCCGATATTGGTATTGTCGGGGACGAGCTTCAGAAGTTTCATGGGTCTTTCTCCCGGCCCCTTAAATGTGGATCTCGGTCGGACGCTTGGCACGGAGCCAGCGCGACGCGAGCAGGCGGGTGAAGGTCACGGCAGTGAACACGCTGGTCGCGATGCCGATCAGCAGCACGATGGCGAAGCCCTTGACCGGGCCGGAACCCAGCGCAAGCATGATGCCGCCCGCGATGGCATGGGTCACGTTGGCTTCGAAGATGGTGCGGCTGGCTTCTTTGTAACCGAACTGGATCGCCTGCACGACGCCGCGCCCGCGCCGCCGCTCTTCGCGGATGCGTTCATAGATGAGGACGTTGGCGTCCACCGCGGTGCCGATCGTGAGCACAAATCCCGCAATGCCTGGCAGCGTCAGCGTCGCGCCGAGCATGCCCATGACGCCAAGGATCACGAGCACGTTGATGGCGACGGCCATGTTCGCATACATGCCGAAGCGGCCGTAGCTGGCGAACATGAAGATCGCGACAGCGGCAACGGCGATAACCGACGCCAGCAGGCCCGCGCGGATCGAGTCAGCGCCGAGCTGCGGGCCGACAGTGCGTTCTTCGACGACAGTCAGGGCCACCGGCAGCTTGCCCGAGCGGAGCGCGATGGCTAGCTGATTGGCGCTTTCCACCGTGAAGTTACCGCTGATCTGAGCGGAGCCGCCAAGGATCGGCTCGTTGATGTTCGGCGCTGACAACACCTTGCCGTCCAGGATGATGGCGAAGGGCCGGTTGACATTCTGCGACGTTACTTGGCCGAATTTACGGCCTCCCGATCCGTTGAAGCGGATGTTGACGATCGCCTGGTTATTCTGGTCATAGCCCTGCGTGGCGTCCGTCAAATCCTCGCCCGACACCATGACCTGCCGCTTCACGGCGATCGCCGGAACGCCGGATGGATTGGCGGGATAAGGCAGCACTTCGCTGCCGACCGGAGCGCGGCCTTGGGCGACTTCGGCAGGATTGGCGCTGGTATCGACGAGCTTGAATTCGAGCTTGGCGGTCTGCCCGAGGAGGTCCTTGAGCGCCTTTGGATTCTGAAGGCCCGGCACCTGGACAACGATGCGGTTTCCACCCTGCTGCTGGATCGTGGGCTCGCGGGTGCCCATTTCGTCGATGCGCTTGCGGATCACTTCGGTCGCGACTTCCATCGCGCCCTTGACCGCATTGTCGATCCCCGCCTCTGTCGGCGTGATCACGACCGTGGAACTGTTCACCACCTCCACATTGAAGTCGCGCTGACCCGTAAGACCCGCGCCTTGGGTCAAAGGTCGGATGCGCTCGACCGCGGCATCGACCTGCGCAGGATCGCGGACCATGAAGCTGAGCTTCCCGTCGCGGCTGGAGATGTCACCGATCGCGATCCGCGGCGCGCCACGGCGCAGTTCGGTGCGAACCTGCTCCTCCATGTTGGCGAGCCGCTGTTTGGCCACATCCTGTGTCGAGGCTTCGAGCAGCAGATGGCTGCCCCCCGAAAGGTCGAGGCCCAGATTGACACGGGTCTGCATGAAGTGCGGCAGCCGCTCGACCGTCGTGTCGGGCAGGAAGCTCGGCACCGCGCACAGGATGCCGATGACCAGAGGCAGCAAAATCGCCGCGATGGCCCAGCGCGAGAAGTTCAGCATCAGGCGATCAGTCGTTTGCGGGCTTGGCGGTCGCCGGATCGACGACGTCGGTCAGCGTGGACTTGACGGCCTTCACCTTCATGCCGGGCGCGAGTTCGACATCGACATAATGTTCATCGACGCGGGCGACCTTCCCAACCAAGCCGCCACCGGTCACCACCTGATCGCCCTTTTTGACGGCGTCGATCTTCGCCTTATGCTCCTTCATCCGCTTTTGCTGCGGGCGGATCAGCAGGAAGTAGAAGACGACGAAGATGAGGACGAGCGGCGCCATCTGCACCAGCATGGAAGCGCCGGACGATTGCTCGCCCGCGGTCTGGGCAAAGGCTGGGGTAATGAGCATTGGTGGGACTTTCGCCTTATTGTCTTGTCGTGCCGCTGGCTGTTCAATCAGCTGCGGATCAAGGGCGCGCGGCTAACACAGATGGGGATAGCGAAGCAATATGATTAGGGATTGTGAAATGAGGCAAAAAGGCTGCGCCGAAACGCTTGCATGTTCTCAAACATGCTTCTATGTGCCGCCGCTCCGGTCGGGACGTAGCGCAGCCTGGTAGCGCATCACACTGGGGGTGTGGGGGTCGGAGGTTCGAATCCTCTCGTCCCGACCAAAATCATAAATGAAGTAGCGAACTGAACGCGTTTTCGCGGGCGCTCTTCCATCCCCAACCAGAATCCAACTTTTCCTATTTCTGCTCGG
It includes:
- the secD gene encoding protein translocase subunit SecD, with translation MLNFSRWAIAAILLPLVIGILCAVPSFLPDTTVERLPHFMQTRVNLGLDLSGGSHLLLEASTQDVAKQRLANMEEQVRTELRRGAPRIAIGDISSRDGKLSFMVRDPAQVDAAVERIRPLTQGAGLTGQRDFNVEVVNSSTVVITPTEAGIDNAVKGAMEVATEVIRKRIDEMGTREPTIQQQGGNRIVVQVPGLQNPKALKDLLGQTAKLEFKLVDTSANPAEVAQGRAPVGSEVLPYPANPSGVPAIAVKRQVMVSGEDLTDATQGYDQNNQAIVNIRFNGSGGRKFGQVTSQNVNRPFAIILDGKVLSAPNINEPILGGSAQISGNFTVESANQLAIALRSGKLPVALTVVEERTVGPQLGADSIRAGLLASVIAVAAVAIFMFASYGRFGMYANMAVAINVLVILGVMGMLGATLTLPGIAGFVLTIGTAVDANVLIYERIREERRRGRGVVQAIQFGYKEASRTIFEANVTHAIAGGIMLALGSGPVKGFAIVLLIGIATSVFTAVTFTRLLASRWLRAKRPTEIHI
- the secF gene encoding protein translocase subunit SecF — protein: MKLLKLVPDNTNIGFVKLRHWAFALTALLTVLAVGATAYRGLNLGVDFVGGLMIEARFPQAVETDRVRSTIAALDVGESSLQQFGDPNTVQIRLPLPEQGGAGAANAVVEKTRNAMTAQFAGVTFSRYDTVSGKVSGELIQNGVLAVMLAVIGIAIFSWFRYEWQFGVSTFVAIMHDVLMTLGFFAITQLEFDLNIVAAVLTIVGYSINDKMVIDDRIRENMRKYRKMDMKALIDLSVNETLPRTVMTSVTVMLALGALLLFGGHVLRGFTAAMMLGIIVGTYSSVYVSSSLLITLGLSPQLAERKASKTNIADRAERLGPRDDGARP
- the yajC gene encoding preprotein translocase subunit YajC, with the protein product MLITPAFAQTAGEQSSGASMLVQMAPLVLIFVVFYFLLIRPQQKRMKEHKAKIDAVKKGDQVVTGGGLVGKVARVDEHYVDVELAPGMKVKAVKSTLTDVVDPATAKPAND
- a CDS encoding Mth938-like domain-containing protein translates to MTGFAGRGFRVRDDVFPGGLLLNPARALAWEDAPTADELSIAALGDLLDTDPLPEFLLLGTGAGLRQPPRAFVRELEAKGIGVEAMDSRAAARAWGVLRAEERWIVAALLPL